A section of the Bradyrhizobium oligotrophicum S58 genome encodes:
- a CDS encoding hemolysin family protein: MLSIELAIIVVLIVVNGLLSMSELAIVSSRPARLAMLAEKGISGARRALTLASDPGRFLSTVQIGITLVGVLSGAFSGATLGQRLTQWLLEAGMSASVADIVGVGLVVTTITYATLIVGELVPKQLALRDPEAVAVRVAPAMQVLAKVSLPLVVLLDLSGKLILALLGRSGEAEEKVSEAEIHHLVREAETAGVLEPGEKEMIAGVMRLGDRPVGAIMTPRPEVDVVDLNDDPKTIRELLAKSPHSRLPVSDGERDRPIGVLQAKDLLAAYLRDETPDLRSLVREVPIVPSTVDARDVIAILKVAPVHMGLVHDEYGAFEGVVTAADILESIVGAFSSEDGPPEPACVRRDDGSLLVSGWMQIDEFADLLAIEVPPHRGYHTVAGLVLQHFGSVPEVGQSFELQGWRFEIIDLDGRRIDKILATKLDPEGSEPNVG; the protein is encoded by the coding sequence ATGCTCTCAATCGAACTCGCCATCATCGTCGTCCTCATCGTCGTCAACGGCCTGTTGTCGATGTCCGAACTCGCGATCGTGTCGTCGCGGCCGGCGCGCCTGGCGATGCTCGCCGAAAAGGGCATCTCCGGCGCGCGCCGCGCGCTGACGCTGGCGTCCGATCCCGGCCGGTTCCTGTCGACGGTCCAGATCGGCATCACCCTGGTCGGCGTGCTCTCCGGCGCCTTTTCCGGCGCCACGCTCGGCCAGCGCCTGACGCAATGGCTGCTGGAGGCCGGCATGTCCGCCTCCGTCGCCGACATCGTCGGCGTCGGCCTGGTCGTCACCACCATCACCTATGCGACCCTGATCGTCGGCGAGCTGGTGCCGAAGCAGCTCGCCTTGCGCGATCCCGAGGCGGTTGCCGTCCGCGTCGCTCCGGCGATGCAGGTGCTCGCAAAGGTGTCGCTGCCGCTGGTGGTGCTGCTCGACCTCTCCGGCAAGCTGATCCTGGCGCTGCTGGGCCGCTCCGGCGAAGCCGAGGAAAAGGTGTCGGAGGCGGAGATCCACCATCTGGTGCGCGAGGCCGAGACCGCCGGCGTGCTCGAGCCCGGCGAGAAAGAGATGATTGCGGGTGTGATGCGGCTCGGCGACCGTCCGGTCGGCGCCATCATGACGCCGCGCCCCGAGGTCGATGTCGTCGATCTCAACGACGACCCCAAGACGATTCGCGAGCTGCTCGCCAAGAGCCCGCATTCGCGCCTGCCGGTGTCGGACGGCGAGCGCGACCGTCCGATCGGCGTGCTGCAGGCCAAGGACCTGCTCGCCGCCTATTTGCGCGACGAGACGCCGGATTTGCGCAGCCTGGTGCGCGAGGTGCCGATCGTGCCGTCGACGGTCGACGCGCGCGACGTGATCGCGATCCTCAAAGTGGCGCCGGTGCATATGGGGCTGGTGCATGACGAATACGGCGCGTTCGAAGGCGTCGTGACGGCGGCTGATATCCTGGAGTCGATCGTCGGCGCGTTCTCCTCCGAGGACGGTCCGCCCGAGCCGGCCTGCGTCCGCCGCGACGACGGCTCGCTGCTGGTCTCCGGCTGGATGCAGATCGACGAATTCGCCGACCTGCTCGCGATCGAGGTGCCGCCGCATCGGGGCTACCACACCGTCGCCGGCCTCGTGCTGCAGCACTTCGGCAGCGTGCCCGAGGTCGGCCAGAGCTTCGAGCTGCAAGGCTGGCGCTTCGAAATCATCGACCTCGACGGCCGCCGCATCGACAAGATCCTGGCGACGAAGCTCGATCCGGAGGGCAGCGAGCCGAACGTGGGGTAG
- a CDS encoding ABC transporter permease, which yields MLLQDLRTTVLRETVRPNIWDVVALIIVVGAMVLIVYGGEQTTLPLSALDTAPVSLDPANLPLYALRTTLRMLLAIVCSLVFTFVYAALAAKSRRAEIVLIPLLDILQSVPILGFLTFTVVFFMNLFPGKVLGAELACVFAIFTSQAWNMTFSMYQSMRNVPKDLEEATRSFHLSGWQRFWRLDVPYAMPGLIWNAMMSMSGGWFFVVASEAITVGNTTVTLPGIGSYVALAIQQKDLTAIAAALLTMLLVITAYDQLLFRPIVAWADKFRFEQTASGNPPTSWMLDLFRRTRALRSLSVPFAAINRTFSNLRINWPRAWSGPVRRAPPSQLVDGLWLAVVILGCAYAGWKTYLYLSATLAPADVLTAIGYGLITLLRVAVLIALASLIWVPVGVWIGLRPKLAERIQPLAQFLAAFPANLAFPVFVVLIVRYGLDANVWLSPLMILGTQWYILFNVVAGASAFPTDLREAAASLQLTGWRWWFKVVLPGVFPYYITGAITASGGSWNAAIVAEVASWGDTHLTASGLGAYIAAATERGDFPRVVLGIAVMCILVTLFNRLLWRPLYAFGERWLRLG from the coding sequence ATGCTGCTTCAGGACCTCCGGACGACCGTGCTGCGGGAAACCGTGCGTCCCAACATCTGGGACGTGGTCGCGCTGATCATCGTGGTCGGCGCGATGGTGCTGATCGTCTATGGCGGCGAGCAGACCACGCTGCCGCTGTCGGCGCTGGACACCGCCCCGGTCTCGCTCGACCCGGCCAACCTGCCGCTGTACGCGCTGCGCACCACGCTCCGCATGCTGCTCGCGATCGTGTGCTCGCTGGTCTTCACCTTCGTCTACGCGGCGCTGGCGGCGAAGAGCCGGCGCGCCGAGATCGTGCTGATCCCGCTGCTCGACATCCTGCAATCGGTGCCGATCCTCGGCTTCCTGACCTTCACCGTCGTGTTCTTCATGAACCTGTTCCCCGGCAAGGTGCTGGGCGCCGAGCTCGCCTGCGTGTTCGCGATCTTCACCAGCCAGGCCTGGAACATGACCTTCAGCATGTACCAGTCGATGCGCAACGTGCCGAAGGACCTGGAGGAAGCGACGCGCAGCTTCCACCTCTCCGGCTGGCAGCGCTTCTGGCGGCTCGACGTGCCCTACGCGATGCCCGGCCTGATCTGGAATGCGATGATGTCGATGTCCGGCGGCTGGTTCTTCGTCGTCGCGTCCGAAGCGATCACCGTCGGCAACACCACCGTGACCCTGCCGGGCATCGGCTCCTACGTCGCGCTCGCAATCCAGCAGAAGGATCTCACGGCGATCGCCGCCGCGCTGCTGACGATGCTGCTCGTCATCACCGCCTATGACCAGTTGCTGTTCCGTCCAATCGTCGCCTGGGCCGACAAATTCCGCTTCGAGCAGACCGCCTCCGGCAATCCGCCGACCTCCTGGATGCTCGATCTGTTCCGGCGCACCCGCGCGCTGCGCTCGCTGTCCGTTCCCTTCGCCGCGATCAATCGCACCTTCTCGAACCTGCGGATCAACTGGCCGCGCGCCTGGAGCGGCCCCGTGCGTCGCGCGCCGCCGTCACAGCTCGTGGACGGCCTCTGGCTCGCCGTCGTCATCCTCGGCTGCGCCTATGCAGGCTGGAAGACCTATCTCTATCTCTCGGCGACGCTGGCGCCCGCCGATGTTCTCACCGCGATCGGCTACGGCCTGATCACATTGCTGCGGGTCGCCGTGCTGATTGCGCTGGCGTCGCTGATCTGGGTGCCCGTCGGCGTCTGGATCGGGCTGCGGCCGAAGCTGGCCGAGCGCATCCAGCCGCTGGCACAATTCCTCGCGGCGTTCCCCGCCAATCTCGCCTTCCCGGTATTCGTCGTCCTGATCGTCCGCTACGGCCTCGATGCCAATGTCTGGCTGAGCCCGCTGATGATCCTGGGCACGCAGTGGTACATCCTGTTCAACGTCGTCGCCGGCGCCAGCGCCTTCCCCACCGATCTGCGCGAAGCGGCCGCGAGCCTGCAGCTGACCGGCTGGCGCTGGTGGTTCAAGGTCGTGCTGCCCGGCGTCTTTCCCTATTACATCACCGGCGCCATCACCGCCTCCGGCGGCTCATGGAACGCGGCGATCGTCGCCGAAGTCGCGAGCTGGGGTGATACGCATCTCACGGCGAGCGGCCTCGGCGCCTACATCGCCGCGGCCACCGAGCGCGGGGATTTTCCGCGCGTCGTGCTCGGCATTGCGGTGATGTGCATTCTCGTCACTCTGTTCAACCGGCTGCTGTGGCGGCCGCTCTATGCCTTCGGCGAGCGCTGGCTGCGGCTCGGCTGA
- a CDS encoding ABC transporter ATP-binding protein: MRDQVKDTSLIEIKSVSRLFPKGSGEDLVVLEKVDLTIRAGEIVGLLGRSGSGKSTLLRIIAGLVSPSSGEARCRGEIIAGPPRGVAMVFQSFALFPWLTVLQNVELGLEALGIEAGERRKRALAAIDLIGLDGFESAFPKELSGGMRQRVGFARALVVHPDLLLMDEPFSALDVLTAETLRTDLVDLWTDGRLPIKSVLMVTHNIEEAVLMCDRILVFSSNPGRVAAEFKVDLPHPRNRLDAAFRQLVDSLYARMTQRPEPKLPSTASAGVGMVLSHVSSNSISGLIETLAGEPYNGHADLPVLAGHLQLEVDEIFPLAEALQLLRFAQLSEGDLTLTEAGQRFAHLETDERKKLFAQHLIENVPLMGLIRRVLDDRPSHAAPAARFRIELEDYMSEHYADETLHTIVSWGRYAELFAYDEQSETFSLENPH; the protein is encoded by the coding sequence ATGCGCGACCAGGTCAAGGACACTTCGCTGATCGAGATCAAGAGCGTCAGCCGGCTGTTTCCGAAGGGCAGCGGAGAGGATCTCGTCGTGCTCGAGAAGGTCGACCTCACGATCCGCGCCGGCGAGATCGTCGGCCTGCTCGGACGCTCCGGCTCGGGCAAGTCGACCTTGCTGCGGATCATCGCCGGCCTCGTGTCGCCGTCGTCGGGTGAAGCGCGCTGCCGCGGCGAGATCATCGCCGGTCCGCCCCGCGGCGTCGCCATGGTGTTCCAGTCGTTCGCGCTGTTTCCCTGGCTCACTGTGCTGCAGAACGTCGAGCTCGGCCTGGAGGCGCTCGGCATCGAGGCGGGCGAGCGGCGCAAGCGCGCGCTCGCGGCGATCGACCTGATCGGCCTCGACGGCTTCGAATCCGCGTTTCCCAAAGAGTTGTCCGGCGGCATGCGCCAGCGCGTCGGCTTCGCCCGCGCGCTGGTCGTGCATCCAGACCTCCTGCTGATGGACGAGCCGTTCTCCGCACTGGACGTGCTGACCGCAGAGACACTCCGCACCGACCTCGTCGATCTCTGGACCGACGGACGGCTGCCGATCAAGTCGGTGCTGATGGTGACGCACAACATCGAGGAGGCCGTGCTGATGTGCGACCGCATCCTTGTGTTCTCCTCCAACCCAGGCCGCGTCGCCGCCGAGTTCAAGGTCGACCTGCCGCATCCGCGCAACCGGCTCGATGCCGCGTTCCGCCAGCTGGTCGACAGTCTCTATGCCCGCATGACGCAGCGGCCGGAGCCGAAGCTGCCGAGCACCGCGAGCGCCGGCGTCGGCATGGTGCTGAGCCACGTGTCCTCGAACTCGATCTCCGGCCTGATCGAGACGCTCGCCGGCGAGCCCTACAACGGGCATGCCGACCTGCCGGTGCTGGCAGGCCACCTGCAGCTTGAGGTCGACGAGATCTTTCCGTTGGCCGAGGCGCTGCAACTCCTGCGCTTCGCCCAACTCAGCGAAGGCGATCTGACCCTAACCGAGGCCGGACAGCGGTTCGCCCATCTCGAGACCGACGAGCGCAAGAAGCTGTTCGCGCAGCATCTGATCGAGAACGTGCCGCTGATGGGATTGATCCGCCGCGTGCTCGACGACCGCCCTTCGCACGCAGCACCAGCCGCGCGCTTCCGCATCGAGCTCGAGGACTACATGTCCGAGCACTATGCCGACGAGACGCTGCACACCATCGTGTCATGGGGTCGCTACGCCGAGCTGTTCGCCTACGACGAACAGTCCGAGACGTTCAGCCTGGAGAACCCGCATTGA